GCTTCTCCGGCCTGCTCCAGGGCCAGCGGGACCTCGCGGTGGTCGCCGAGGCGGTGATGGACGAGCTCACCCCGCTGGTGGGCGCCCAGGTCGGCGCGTTCTACCTGGCCGAGGAGGGCGACCGGGGCACGGTGCTGCGGCTGTTCGGCTCGTACGCCTACCCGGACGGCGAGCGGCCGACCAGCTTCCGGCTCGGCGAGTCGTTCGTCGGCCAGGCCGCCCGCAGCCGGCGCACCATCGCGTCGAGACGCTCCCCTCCGGCTACCTGGCGGCCTCCTCCGGCCTGGGCCGGACCGAGGAGCTGTCGCTGCTGGTCGTCCCGATCGTGGTCGAGGAGCTGGTGCTCGGCGTCATCGAGCTGGCCTCGGTCCGGCCGTACACCGCCGTCCACCGGGCCTTCCTGGACCAGCTGATGGAGACCATCGGCGTCAACGTCAACACGATCGTCGCCAACGCCCGCACCGACGAACTGCTCGGCGAGTCGCAGCGGCTGACCGCCGAACTCCAGGTCCGCTCGCAGGAGCTGCAGGCCCGGCAGGAGGAGCTCCAGGCGTCCAACGCGGAACTGGAGGACAAGGCCGCCCTGCTGGCCGCCCAGAACCGGGACATCGAGACCAAGAACCTGGAGATCGAGCAGGCCCGGCAGGAGCTGGAGGAGCGCGCGCACCAGCTCTCGCTGGCCTCGACGTACAAGTCGGAGTTCCTGGCCAACATGAGCCACGAGCTGCGCACCCCGCTCAAGCCTGCTGATCCTGGCCCAGCTGCTCGCCCAGAACCCCACCCGGAACCTGACCGCCAAGCAGGTCGAGTACGCGGGCATCATCCACTCGGCCGGCTCGGACCTGCTCCAGCTGATCAACGACATCCTCGACCTGTCCAAGGTCGAGGCCGGGAAGATGGACCTCAACCCCGAGCCGGTGGCGCTGCGCAGCCTGCTGGAGTACGCCGAGGCCACCTTCAAGCCGCTGACCGGGCAGAAGAGCCTGGCCTTCACCGTGCGCACCGCCCCGGACGTGCCCGAGGACATCGTCACCGACGACTACCGGCTGCGCCAGGTGCTGCGGAACCTGCTCTCCAACGCGGTGAAGTTCACCGAGCGCGGCCGGGTCGAGCTGCGGATCGGGCTGGCCCCGAGGACCAGATCCCCGAGGGCGTGCGCCGCGGCGGCCCGGTGCTGGCCTTCCGGGTCTCCGACACCGGCATCGGCATCGCGCCGCAGCACCTGGAGACCGTCTTCGGCGCCTTCCAGCAGGCCGACGGCACCACCAGCCGCAAGTACGGCGGCACCGGCCTGGGCCTGTCGATCAGCCGGGAGATCGCCTACCTGCTCGGCGGCGCGATCACCGCCGAGAGCGTGCTGGGCAGCGGCAGCACCTTCACCCTGTTCCTGCCGGTGACCCGGCCGGAGTTCCTGGCCCTGGAGGCCGGCCCGCGCGCCGACGCGGCGGTCGGCGGCCCGGCGGCGGCCGACCTGCCGCACCAGGTCTCCGAGGAGGGCGGGACGGCGCTCCAGCCGCGCCGCCTGTTGGTGGTCGAGGACCGCCAGGGCGGCCTGCTGTCGCTGGTCGCCGAGAACGCCACCGCCGAGCCGGCCGGCCTCACCGGGGCCAAGGAGGGCCGCCGCCGGGTCGAGGTGGTCACCGCGGTCGGCGCGGCGGAGGCCGCGGCCGTCCTGGCCTCGGCGCCCTCGCACTGCGTGGTGCTGGACCTCGACCTGCCCGACGGCGCCGCCCCGGCGCTGCTGCGCGACATGGACCGCGACCCGGCGCTCCAGGGCGTGCCGGTGCTGGTGCACAGCAACCGCGGCACGCCGGGCGACGCCGACGCGCTCTCCCGGGCCGGCGCCCGGCCGCTGGAGGTCATCTCCAGCCTGGACGAGCTGCGCGAGCGGATCGCCCTGCACATGAGCGCCGACCACCCCGGCGACGTGCCGCTGGTGCGCGGCACCCCGCAGGACGCCACCTGGGAGGCGGCCGGGGTGGACTCCGCGCTGAGCGGCCGCCTGGTGCTGGTCGTCGACGACGACGACCGCAACCTGTACGCCATCACCGGCATCCTGGAGCTGCACGGGATGCGGGTGCTCCAGGCCGAGAACGGCCGGGCGGCGCTGGAGACGCTGGCCGCCAACCCCGGCATCGACGTGATCCTGATGGACGTGATGATGCCCGAGATGGACGGCTACACCGCCACCGCGGCGATCCGCGCGATGCCGCGGTACGCGGCGCTGCCGATCATCGCCGTGACCGCCAAGGCCATGGTGGGCGACCGGGAGAAGAGCCTCGCCTCCGGGGCCAGCGACTACATCACCAAGCCCGTCGACGCCGGTGAGCTGATCGGCCGGATCGAGGCCCAGCTCACCGAGTAGCCGCCCCGCTCCCCCGCCCGTCCCCCGTCCGCCCAGCAGAGCCGCAGGAGTCCACGCCGTGCACCAGTCCCGGGAGCCGCGCCCCGACCAGAGCCTGCCGACCACGCCGACCGGGTCCGGGCTGATCGGCGCCCAGCGCCCCGCCCCGTCCGCGCCCTTCCTGCCGTCCGTGCCGTTCGCGGTGCCGGACGGCACGGTCGCGGGCCACCACCCGCGCGACGGCGACCCGGCGGACGACGACCCGACGGTCGACGGGGCGCTCGGGCGGCTGGCCGGCACCGTGGAGGAGCTGCGCCGGCAGCTGGACGACGCGCAGGCGCACGCCGCGGGGCGGTCGTGGTGGAGATGGCGGTCGGCATCCTGGTGGAGCGGCTGCGCTGCGGTCCCACCGAGGCCGCCCGGCAGCTGGACCTGCTGGCGGGGCAGGCCGGTTCCACCCCGCTGGAGCTGGCGGCGGGCCTGGTCAACCAGGCCGCCGCGGACAAGATCTCCGAGGCCGCCCAGGACTTCGTGGCGCGGGCGGCGAACCCGGCGTCCCAGCGGGTCGGCGTGCGGCTGCGCAACACCGAGGCGGACGCGCTGAGCGCGACCGACGCGGCGGCGGCGGCCCGCGCGATGCTGGAGCACGCGCTGCGGCCGCTGGGCGCGGTCGCGGTGGCGATCTGGGCGGCCCGGCCGGACCTGTCGCTGGCGCTGGCGGGCAGCGCGGGCTTCGCCGACGCGGAGGCCCGGCGGTGGCGCCACGTGCCGCCGGGGTGGTCACCGCGGCCCGCCGGGCGCTGGACGAGCGGGCGCCGGTGACGTACCGCACCCTGGCGGACGCGTCGGTGCCCTCGATCGGCCAGCACGAGGCCGGCGGCGGCCGGGTCGCCGTGCCGGCGGGGGTCGGCGGCCGGTTGATCGGCGTGCTGGAGGTGTGCTGGCGCGACGAGCTGCCGAGGTGGTCGCAGTCGCTGCACCGGCAGTTCGAGGCGTTGGCCGAGCTGTGCGCGGCCACCCTGGAGACCTGGACCGGGGACGCGCCGGACGACGCCCCGGGGGCCGGGCGGCTGGAGGAGCTGAGCCGGCTGGTCGACGGCGTCCTCGACCCGTGCATGATCCTGGAGCCCGCCGACGACGCCTTCCCGCCGCGGTTCGTGATCCGCTACGCCAATCCGGCGTTCGTGGACTTCGCGGGCCGCCCGACCGGGGCGATCGTGGGCTCCCCGCTGCTGGAGGCGTACCCGCTGGCCGCGCAGGAGGGCAACCTGCTGGAGGCGGTGGAGGACGTGCACGCCACCGGGGCGCCGTTCAAGGACCCCCGGATGCAGCTGGCCGCCCTGGTCGACGGGGTGCCGCTGACCACCGACGCGTACGTGTCGATCAGCCGGCACGGCAACCACGTCACCGTGCTGTGGCGGCTGACCGACAGCACCCCGAAGATCGCGCGGCTGCTGCACCACGCGCAGCGGCTGGGCCGGATCGGCGGCTTCGAGGAGGACCTGACCACCCGCGAGGTGGTCTGGAACGAGACGCTGTTCGAGCTGTACGGGCTGCCGGCCACCGACCGGCCGATCGCGCTGGAGCGGCTGGTCGACCACGCCACCCGGACGACCGGCACGCGGTGGGCCGCTTCCTGCGCACCCTGCTGCACCACCGGCGCCCGGCGTCCACGGCCTTCCGCCTCCAGCGGGCGGACGGGGTGACCGGCACATCCGGGTGGTGGCCGAGCCGGTGCACGACCGGCTGGAGCAGGTCAGCGCGGTCCGCGGCGCCTACCAGGACGTCTCCGCGCAGCACTGGACCGAGGTCGCGCTGGCCGCCACCCGCGACCAGCTGGCGCAGAGCGAGCAGCAGGTCGCCGAGCGGCACCGGCTGGTGCTCCAGCTCCAGCACGCCATCATGCCGCCCAGCGTCAGGTCGCGGACGCTGAACAACCTCGACGTGGCGGTGCGCTACCGCCCGGCCGAGAAGGACCACCTGGTCGGCGGCGACTGGTACGACGCGCTGCCGCTGCCCTCCGGGCAGGTGCTGGTGTGCGTCGGCGACGTCGCCGGGCACGGCATCGAGGCGGCCACCGGGATGGTCGCGCTGCGCAACGCGCTGCGCGGCCTGGCCGCGACCGGGGCCGGTCCGGCCCAGCTGCTGGCCTGGCTGAACAGCGTGACGCACCACCTGACCGACAACGTCACGGCTACCGCGGTCTGCGGCCTGTACGACCCGGAGCGCCGCCTGCTGCGCTGGGCCCGGGCCGGCCACCTGCCGCCGGTCCTGCTGCGCGGCGGGGCGGCGGAGTGCCTGCCGCAGGTGGACGGCATCCTGCTGGGCGTAATCGACCAGGCCGACTACCAGGAGAGCGAGATCGCGCTGGCGCCGGGCGACCGGATCGTGATGTACACCGACGGTCTGATCGAGCGCCGCGACCAGGGGCTGCACGCCTCGCTCGCCAACCTGGTCAGCCTCTCCGAGGCCGCCCCCCGCGAGGGCGCCACCGCACTGGACGCCCACCTGGACCACCTGCTGCGCTTCAGCGGCGCCGACACCGACGACGACACCTGCCTGGTGGGCATGGAGGTGCGGTAGGCCCGGTCCGGTCGGTCCTGTCGGATCGGCGCGCGGCGCCCGGCAAGACCGACCGGACCGGGCCCAACCGGCGCCGCCGGGCGGGTCAGGCGCGCAGCCGCAGGGTGCCCAGGTGCTCGGGGCGGATCAGCCGGGTGCGCGGGGCCAGGGCGCGGACCTGGGTGAGCAGGCCGTCCAGGTCCATCGACGGGTCCTGGACGGCCGGGTCGGTCAGCGGCGTCTCGAAGACGTCCCAGTGCACGGGGACGACGGTGCGCGGGAAGTCGAGCGCCTGGAGCAGCCGGGGCACGTACCGGTGGGTGGTGCGGGCGGTGCTCTCCACGGCGATCATCGCGACGTCGGGGCGCAGGCCGGCGTAGGCGTGCTCGACGAAGTCGCTGGCCCCGGTCAGCAGGGTCTGCGGGCCGTCGCCCAGTTGGACCTGGAAGGCCAGGGTGTCGCCCTCGACGAGTTCGCCGATCGTCGTGGGGGCCTGCGCGGGCGGCGCGGTCAGGGTGCCCGGCGCCCAGTAGCGGTGCTTGGCGTTGCGGCTGTGCAGGCTGGCCACCACCCGGACGGTGAAGCCGCCGAAGTCGAGCACCTCGCCGCCCTTGACCACGATCAGCTGGGCCGGGTCCACGCCCATGGCCTGGAGCAGGTGGCAGGTGGTGGCGGTGCCGACCACCCGCACGCCCCGGCTGGTGGCGATGTGCGGGACGTCGTTGACGTGGTCCCAGTGGCTGTGGCTGACCAGCACCAGGTCCGGTGTCCCGAGGTGCGGGTCGACCGCGGCGGGGTCGACGGTGAGCGGGGTCTTCGGGTCGAAGCCGTGGGTGGGGTAGCGGGTGAGGTACGGGTCGAACAGCACGGTCTTCCCGTTGCCCTCGATCCGCCAGCCGCTGTTGCCCAGCCAGGTGAACGCCGTCTCGCCGCCGCCCGGTTGCTGCGGCTCGCCCGCGGCGGCGGCTGCGGGAACGGCTCCGGCCACCGGCAGCAGGGCGGCTCCCGCGACCGCCGTCCGGAGGAGTCCGCGTCGTCCTAAGGTGTT
This is a stretch of genomic DNA from Kitasatospora fiedleri. It encodes these proteins:
- a CDS encoding MBL fold metallo-hydrolase gives rise to the protein MSDNTLGRRGLLRTAVAGAALLPVAGAVPAAAAAGEPQQPGGGETAFTWLGNSGWRIEGNGKTVLFDPYLTRYPTHGFDPKTPLTVDPAAVDPHLGTPDLVLVSHSHWDHVNDVPHIATSRGVRVVGTATTCHLLQAMGVDPAQLIVVKGGEVLDFGGFTVRVVASLHSRNAKHRYWAPGTLTAPPAQAPTTIGELVEGDTLAFQVQLGDGPQTLLTGASDFVEHAYAGLRPDVAMIAVESTARTTHRYVPRLLQALDFPRTVVPVHWDVFETPLTDPAVQDPSMDLDGLLTQVRALAPRTRLIRPEHLGTLRLRA